The genomic region GCGCTTGAGTTCGCTCTTTCGCGGGAGCACACGCACAACGCAATACTTCTGCGAACCGACACCGTCGCCTTCGTCATCGCCATCGTTCACTAGCCCGAGCAAAACGCGGTCGCCCACGGCCGGGAATTCCCCGAGTGTTTTGGACGTCGTCGCACGGTACATGGCTGTAACAGTAGACGGTAGGAAGTCGGAAGTAGGAAGGTTGTCATGCCCGCCTTGAGCTCTTTGATCACTTAGTGCTTTAGCACTTATGTGAGCATGATCCGCGTATGGGGAGGGCACCTCCTTCTCGTCTAATCTCACTTCGCAGGTGCGGCGGTGGACTTCGAGCACAAGCCCTTCCACGCAATTTTCTTCGCCGATGTTTTCGACCGGATTCTTGATGCGCTTGATTTTTGCCTTTTTAAATTCGCGGCTGAAACGTTCCTTGATTGGGCGTTCATCAACGACTCCCGATTCCAATTCACGCATCACGTCGATACGGCGGCTTCTGTGTTCGCGCCTTGACGTGCGGACACTCTTCAATGGAGCTTCATTTTCGTCGGAATCAAAATCGTTATTTCGCATCTTTCTTCAATTTAGAAAGTTTTTCGACTTCGAGTTCCCGCGCTTCTTCCAATTCCTCTTCAGTCACAGGGCGGCCACGGCGAATCGATTCCATCAAGAAATGAATCGCCTTCAGGCGGCCATTGCACTTTTCGATGCAATTGTCGTAAAAACCTTTCGTTTTCCAGTCACTTTCGGGAATATGTTCCGAGGCGTACAGAAAATGTTCGACGCAAATAGAAAGCTGTTCCGCTTCCTTCCTCAAATCTTCCAGATTACTCTTCGTAAAAAAAGGCATAGTATAAAGATAGAAATTAGTAGACGGTAGGAAGTTGGAAGTAGGAAGAAGAAAGATATTGGCAAGGTATGGAACCAACAGATGTACTTTTCCGCACATTTAAGGACATTTTAAAGACAAGACTCTTTTCGCAAACGCATTATTTGTCTATTATTCAGTCGTAATCGAAGGGAAAATCAATGATTTCCACATTCAGCATGCTCGTTAAAATGACCCGTCCGGTAAACATCGTGATTGCAGCAATCACGCTTGTTGTAGGCTACATGCTTTTACAGCATTACCCTGCCGTTCCAGTTTTGATTTTGCAGATGCTCGGGTTTGCAACAGCTATTGGCTTTGCCAACATCCAAAACGACATCCTTGATTTCGAAAGCGACAAGCTGAACCGTCCAGAACGCCCTCTCGTAACAGGCAAGGTCTCCGTAAAGACCGCTCGTAGAGCTTGCTACGCTCTCGCCGTCATCATGCTCCTCTGCGGAATTGGCGACAGCATCTTTCAGAACATACAGTTCATCGAAATCGTCAAAGACCCAGCACTCGCGCAGGAATTCGGATGGATGGGTACAGTCATCCTGTCGTTCCCGGTGTGGTTTTTCGCATTACTCGGCGCACTCCTCATCGCCTACAACCGCAAGCTCAAACGCTCCCCCATATTCAAGAACATAACCGTAGCATTCCTTTGCACAACGCCCCTGCTTTACGCCGTGCAGCACTTCTTCAATTTTTCACTGACCGCAAACCCAGAAGAATACATGTGGGCCATCATCCCCGCCATTCCGTTTGCATTCCTGCTGACCACAGCACGGGAAATTTACAAGGATCTCGAAGACACGACTGGAGACCTCAAAGCAGGCATCATGACGTTCCCGCTCGTCGCCGGAGACAATGTCGCCAGACGGCTTGCCGCAAACATCATCATATTCACGTGGATATCGCTCCCGGTTCCCGTGTTCTTCCTGGACAAGCTCTTTGGGCACAATTATCCGCCGGTTTTCCTTGCCATAACGCTGGTGACACTAACCCCATGCTTTGTCGTCGCCATCTTGAGCGCCCACCGCAAGAATTACCGTCGGGCACAATCCGTTACAAAGATTGCAATGTTCCTCGGGCTTTTGGCACTGATGATTTGCATTCTGCTTCCATCCTAGATTTACATTTTATGTAAATCTTTACATTTTTAGTTTTACAATTCCTGTAATACACCTGGCAAAAACCGCAATTTTCGCCATTGGCACATATTTTGCTAATCCGCGGCGTCCGCTTCCCGGCTTGCACCCGTTTCGGTGAGCTAAGGCCCTCGAGGCAAGGGAGGCTCCACTTCAAAGAGGCGTTATGCTCGAAGAATTGCATGAAGAATGCGGCGTCATCAGTATTTATAACGGTGACAATGTTGCCCGCAATGTAGCCATGGGACTTTACGCATTGCAGCACCGCGGCCAGGAAAGTGCCGGGTTCGCTGTTTCTGACGGAGACAAAGTCCGAGTCCGCAAGTCCATGGGTCTGGTTTCCACCCTTTTAAGAGATTACAACATCGACGAACTGCAAGGTTTTGCAGGCATTGGCCATGTGCGTTACAGCACCACAGGTGCCTCCACCCTCGCGAACGCTCAGCCGATTTTGATCAGCTGCAAGTGGGGACAAATCGCAGTCGCCCACAACGGGAACATCACAAACGCTCCCGAACTCCGCGCCGAGATGGAAGCCGACGGCCACATTTTCCAGACCACATCCGATTCTGAAATTCTCCTGCACGAAATCGCCCGCACCAAGGCGGACACTCTAGGCGAAGCCATCAAGATCGCCATTACTAAATTTACCGGCAGCTTCTGCCTCGTATTCTTAAGCAAAGACACGATGTACGTCGCCCGCGACGGTTACGGCTTTAGGCCTCTCTCAATTGCCCGCATGGGGAAATCCTGGTGCGTCGCCAGCGAAACCTGCGCATTCGACTTGCTCGGCGCAAACTACGTTCGCGACATCCAGCCCGGCGAATTCCTGACCATTACCAAGAACGGTCTCCATTCCGAACGCTTTACGCAAAAAGACCGCCTCGCCCACTGCATTTTCGAATACATCTACTTCAGCCGTCCGGACTCCAAGATTTTCGAGCAGAGCTGCGACAAGATTCGCCGCAAGATGGGCAAGCAGCTCGCCAAGGAATGCCCCGTCGATGCCGACATCGTTATTTCTGTGCCAGATAGCGCGACCACAGCCGCGCTCGGTTACGCACAAGCTAGCGGCATCCGTTTTGAAATTGGACTTTTGAGAAACCATTACGTGGGCCGTACATTCATTGACCCGACGCAAAACGTGCGCGAACAGAAAGTCCGCTTAAAGTTCAACCCGATTGAAGGTGTGCTTAAGAACAAACGCGTTTGCGTTGTCGAAGACTCCATCGTCCGTGGCACAACGCTTCGCATCCTCTCCAGAATGCTCCGCGATGCGGGCGCCCTCGAAGTGCACATCCGCATTGCATCGCCTCCGGTCGCACACCCGTGCTTCTTCGGGATGGACTTCCCGAGCCAGGGCGAACTTGCCGCAAGCTCCATGACTCCCGACGAAATCGCCAAGATGCTCGGCGTAGAAAGCCTCGGTTACCTGAGCGTCGAAGGCATGAAGAACTGCACCGGCGAAGGCGAAAACTACTGCGCCGCCTGCTTTGACAACTGCTACCCCGACTACATCGGCGCCCACGCCGAAAAGACGAGATGCGGATAGACGAAAAATTTGACTGGACCCTTCCGCCTACGGCGTCAGGGTGACGGAGAAGCGGATTCCGGCATGACAGCAACAAAAAAAACGCCCCGAAGGGCGTTTTTTTATGCGTTTTCGAAAGTCCAGCGGATATGGTCATCAAGGAGGTCGTGCGCGTCAAACGCAAGGCCAAAGCAATCCCTGATTTTCTGAACGTCATAGAGCATCGGTTCTTCACCCCAGCCCATGTCCGCTTCAACAATCTTGGATGTGCAACCCGGCTTGAGGGCAATCATCTTCTGCGCGATTTCCTTCCAGCTGATCCATTCAGAGCCGAGACCCAAGAAGATTTCTTCGTTGTAGTCGGACTCCAGCAATTTCATATAAATTTCAGCCTGCTGCGAAGCATGGATAAACTGTGTACCGTCGTTCTTGATGATATTGATATCGCGGTTTTCCTTGACGGCGTATGCCATTTCAAAGAAGCGGCGGTCCGGCTGCGAGCAGCCATCGGGGAACGCCGGATTACCGAACGTGTAGCCCGGACGAATGATATTGCGCTTCATCTTGACTTCGGGGAACTGGCTCCCATAGCCGTGGCTAAAGCCAAGCACGTAAGCTTCGCCCGCAGCCTTTGTGGCGCCGTACAAATCAATCGGCAAATTGCTCGTGGTTTCGCG from Fibrobacter sp. UWB4 harbors:
- a CDS encoding geranylgeranylglycerol-phosphate geranylgeranyltransferase, whose translation is MISTFSMLVKMTRPVNIVIAAITLVVGYMLLQHYPAVPVLILQMLGFATAIGFANIQNDILDFESDKLNRPERPLVTGKVSVKTARRACYALAVIMLLCGIGDSIFQNIQFIEIVKDPALAQEFGWMGTVILSFPVWFFALLGALLIAYNRKLKRSPIFKNITVAFLCTTPLLYAVQHFFNFSLTANPEEYMWAIIPAIPFAFLLTTAREIYKDLEDTTGDLKAGIMTFPLVAGDNVARRLAANIIIFTWISLPVPVFFLDKLFGHNYPPVFLAITLVTLTPCFVVAILSAHRKNYRRAQSVTKIAMFLGLLALMICILLPS
- the purF gene encoding amidophosphoribosyltransferase, with product MLEELHEECGVISIYNGDNVARNVAMGLYALQHRGQESAGFAVSDGDKVRVRKSMGLVSTLLRDYNIDELQGFAGIGHVRYSTTGASTLANAQPILISCKWGQIAVAHNGNITNAPELRAEMEADGHIFQTTSDSEILLHEIARTKADTLGEAIKIAITKFTGSFCLVFLSKDTMYVARDGYGFRPLSIARMGKSWCVASETCAFDLLGANYVRDIQPGEFLTITKNGLHSERFTQKDRLAHCIFEYIYFSRPDSKIFEQSCDKIRRKMGKQLAKECPVDADIVISVPDSATTAALGYAQASGIRFEIGLLRNHYVGRTFIDPTQNVREQKVRLKFNPIEGVLKNKRVCVVEDSIVRGTTLRILSRMLRDAGALEVHIRIASPPVAHPCFFGMDFPSQGELAASSMTPDEIAKMLGVESLGYLSVEGMKNCTGEGENYCAACFDNCYPDYIGAHAEKTRCG
- a CDS encoding NAD(P)-dependent oxidoreductase gives rise to the protein MRVFVTGGTGFIGHYVVKALLEKGHEVVVATRHPNKVPTLRANPNVSFVEAALTDFEKMGEGLIGCDACIHVALGWGDTPSAMLMNDTRATIALLEMSARAGCEKFIMTSSTSAMGRVRSEMRETTSNLPIDLYGATKAAGEAYVLGFSHGYGSQFPEVKMKRNIIRPGYTFGNPAFPDGCSQPDRRFFEMAYAVKENRDINIIKNDGTQFIHASQQAEIYMKLLESDYNEEIFLGLGSEWISWKEIAQKMIALKPGCTSKIVEADMGWGEEPMLYDVQKIRDCFGLAFDAHDLLDDHIRWTFENA